One genomic region from Cucumis melo cultivar AY chromosome 9, USDA_Cmelo_AY_1.0, whole genome shotgun sequence encodes:
- the LOC103498469 gene encoding protein CLP1 homolog — protein sequence MAYGGPATVAGSASTSSIRQVKLDRESELRIEVGSDSPLRLRLLSGNAEIFGTELPPEIWLTLPPRLKIAVFTWYGATLEMDGATETDYTADETPMIGYVNVHAILEGRRSRARASSSDDPGSTQGPRVIVVGPTDSGKSTLSRMLLSWAAKQGWKPTFVDLDIGQGSITIPGCIAATPIELPIDPVEGIPLEMPLVYFYGHTTPSNNVDLYKVLVRELAQVLERQLTGNAESRAAGMVVNTMGWIEGVGYELLLHAIDTLNANVVLVLGQEKLWSMLKDVLKNKPNVDVVKLQKSGGVVSRNAKFRQKARSYRIREYFYGPANDLSPHSNIANFSDLFIYRIGGGPQAPRSALPIGAEPTADPTRLVPVNINRDLLHLVLAVSFAKEPEEIISSNVAGFVYITDIDIQRKKITYLAPSAGELPGKYLIVGTLTWIET from the exons ATGGCGTATGGTGGTCCAGCCACAGTGGCTGGCTCAGCTTCGACTTCGTCAATCAGACAGGTCAAGCTGGACAGAGAGAGCGAGCTTAGGATTGAAGTTGGAAGTGACTCGCCTCTCCGTTTGCGGCTGCTCTCCGGTAATGCTGAGATTTTCGGCACTGAGCTTCCTCCTGAAATATGGCTCACTTTGCCACCAAGGCTGAAAATTGCC GTCTTCACTTGGTATGGAGCCACACTTGAAATGGATGGGGCGACTGAAACTGATTATACAGCAGATGAG ACACCCATGATTGGTTATGTGAATGTTCATGCCATACTTGAGGGACGAAGAAGCCGTGCTAGAGCATCATCATCTGATGATCCTGGTTCTACTCAG gGTCCAAGGGTAATTGTTGTGGGGCCTACTGATTCGGGAAAGAGCACCTTGTCAAGGATGCTTCTTAGTTGGGCTGCAAAACAGGGTTGGAAGCCTACATTTGTCGACTTGGATATTGGCCAAGGTTCTATAACAATTCCTGGATGCATTGCTGCTACTCCTATTGAGTTGCCCATTGATCCCGTGGAAGGTATTCCACTCGAAATGCCGCTGGTTTACTTTTATGGACACACTACTCCAAG CAATAATGTTGATCTGTACAAAGTACTTGTGAGGGAGCTTGCTCAAGTACTGGAGAGGCAATTAACTGGCAATGCAGAATCTCGAGCTGCTGGTATGGTTGTCAACACAATGGGATGGATTGAGGGAGTAGGATATGAG CTGCTTCTACATGCAATTGATACACTCAATGCAAATGTTGTCTTGGTTTTGGGTCAG GAGAAACTTTGGAGCATGCTCAAAGATGTACTAAAGAACAAGCCTAATGTAGATGTTGTGAAACTTCAGAAGTCAGGTGGAGTTGTATCCCGAAATGCTAAATTTCGTCAAAAGGCCAGGAGTTACAGAATAAGG GAATATTTTTATGGACCTGCAAATGATCTCTCACCACACTCGAACATTGCAAACTTCAGTGATCTTTTTATTTATCGCATTGGAGGTGGGCCACAGGCCCCGCGTTCAGCTTTGCCTATTGGAGCAGAACCTACTGCTGACCCCACTAGATTAGTGCCTGTCAACATTAATCGGGATTTGCTCCATTTGGTTCTTGCTGTTTCATTTGCTAAAGAACCCGAAGAAATTATCTCAAG CAATGTTGCTGGATTTGTTTATATTACTGACATCGACATCCAAAG GAAGAAAATTACATATCTTGCACCATCGGCCGGGGAGCTTCCAGGCAAGTATTTGATCGTCGGAACCTTAACCTGGATTGAGACCTGA
- the LOC103498470 gene encoding serine/threonine-protein kinase PBL34 isoform X1: MGLAPNDSKVETWIEGKSRTASEKKKKKENELEEETGCWVKLKFIGSCIPSRSKVDSSLSGSKVDSFISATSTHCDSKSKLDEKRDILATALGSSATTDNAESSSSTPKLSAELKVASRLRKFTFNELKLATRNFRPESLLGEGGFGCVFKGWIEENGTAPAKPGTGLTVAVKTLNHDGLQGHKEWMAEVNFLGDLNHSNLVRLIGCCIEDDQRLLVYEFMPRGSLENHLFRKGPLPLPWSIRLKIALGAAKGLAFLHEEAERPVIYRDFKTSNILLDADYNAKLSDFGLAKDGPEGDKTHVSTRVMGTYGYAAPEYVMTGHLTSKSDVYSFGVVLLEMLTGRRSMDKNRPNGEHNLVEWARPLLGDKRKFYRLIDPRLECHFSIKGAQKAAELAAHCLSRDPKARPPMSEVVEILKPLPNLKDMASSSYYFQTMQADRARSTPNAKSVVRTQSMFVARNGQHIRSLSSPNGPHASPYNHPNQSPKPDRR, translated from the exons ATGGGTTTGGCTCCTAATGATTCCAAGGTTGAGACATGGATTGAGGGGAAGTCAAGAACAGCTagcgagaagaagaagaagaaggagaatgaGTTGGAGGAGGAGACCGGGTGTTGGGTTAAGTTGAAGTTTATTGGGAGTTGCATTCCTTCTAGATCAAAGGTTGATAGTTCTCTGAGTGGATCAAAGGTTGATAGCTTCATCAGTGCCACTAGTACCCATTGCG ATAGTAAATCTAAACTGGACGAAAAAAGAGATATTCTGGCTACTGCATTGGGGTCATCAGCAACAACTGATAATGCTGAAAGTAGTTCGTCCACACCCAAGCTCAGTGCTGAGCTGAAGGTTGCTTCTCGGCTCCGTAAGTTCACTTTTAATGAGCTTAAGTTAGCCACAAGAAATTTTCGACCTGAGAGTCTCCTTGGCGAGGGAGGTTTTGGTTGTGTTTTCAAAGGATGGATTGAGGAAAATGGAACTGCTCCTGCTAAACCTGGAACTGGGCTTACAGTTGCAGTCAAGACTCTTAATCATGATGGCCTACAAGGTCACAAGGAGTGGATG GCTGAAGTTAACTTCCTCGGTGACCTCAACCATTCTAATCTTGTAAGATTGATTGGTTGCTGCATTGAAGATGATCAAAGGTTGTTAGTTTATGAGTTTATGCCTCGTGGAAGTTTGGAGAACCACCTCTTCAGAA AAGGGCCCTTGCCACTTCCTTGGTCTATAAGATTGAAAATTGCGCTTGGTGCTGCTAAAGGCCTTGCTTTTCTTCATGAAGAAGCTGAAAGACCAGTGATATATCGTGATTTTAAAACGTCTAATATTCTATTAGATGCG GACTACAATGCTAAACTCTCAGACTTTGGACTTGCAAAAGATGGCCCTGAGGGTGACAAAACTCATGTTTCAACTCGAGTTATGGGAACATATGGTTATGCAGCTCCAGAATATGTGATGACTG GGCATTTGACATCAAAAAGCGATGTCTACAGCTTTGGAGTTGTCTTGCTTGAAATGCTAACTGGTCGAAGATCGATGGATAAAAATAGACCAAATGGGGAACACAACCTTGTTGAATGGGCTAGACCCCTGCTTGGAGACAAGAGGAAGTTCTACCGGCTGATAGATCCTCGCCTCGAATGTCACTTCTCAATCAAAGGTGCACAAAAAGCTGCAGAGCTTGCAGCTCACTGCCTTAGTAGAGATCCTAAAGCCAGACCTCCGATGAGTGAAGTTGTCGAAATTTTAAAACCTTTGCCAAACCTCAAGGACATGGCAAGTTCTTCCTATTACTTCCAAACCATGCAAGCAGACCGTGCTAGGTCCACCCCCAATGCTAAAAGTGTTGTCCGCACGCAGTCAATGTTTGTGGCAAGGAACGGGCAACACATTAGAAGCTTATCAAGCCCAAATGGTCCTCATGCTTCTCCTTATAATCATCCCAATCAGTCACCAAAACCTGACAGGAGATAA
- the LOC103498467 gene encoding ATPase 11, plasma membrane-type-like, whose protein sequence is MGDKDEVLEAVVKEAVDLENVPLEEVFQTLRCNKNGLTTEAAHERLAIFGQNKLEEKKESKVLKFLGFMWNPLSWVMEAAAIMAIALANGGGKPPDWQDFVGIITLLLINSTISFIEENNAGNAAAALMAHLAPKAKVLRDGKWVEEEASVLVPGDIISVKLGDIIPADARLLEGDPLKIDQSALTGESLPVTKGPGDSVYSGSTCKQGEIEAVVIATGVHTFFGKAAHLVDSTNQVGHFQKVLTAIGNFCICSIVVGMIVEIIVMYPIQHRPYRPGIDNLLVLLIGGIPIAMPTVLSVTMAIGSHRLSEQGAITKRMTAIEEMAGMDVLCSDKTGTLTLNKLTVDKTLIEVFAKGVDVDTVVLMAARASRVENQDAIDAAIVGMLSDPKEARAGIQEIHFLPFNPTDKRTALTYIDTDGKMHRVSKGAPEQILNLAHNKSEIERRVHAVIDKFAERGLRSLALAYQEVPDGRKESHGGPWQFIGLMPLFDPPRHDSAETIRRALNLGVNVKMITGDQLAIGKETGRRLGMGTNMYPSSALLGQNKDESISGLPVDELIEKADGFAGVFPEHKYEIVKRLQARKHICGMTGDGVNDAPALKKADIGIAVADATDAARSASDIVLTEPGLSVIISAVLTSRAIFQRMKNYTIYAVSITIRIVLGFMLLALIYQFDFPPFMVLIIAILNDGTIMTISKDRVKPSPLPDSWKLAEIFGTGIILGGYLAMMTVIFFWAAYKTDFFPRTFGVSSLQKKDEDDFRKLASAIYLQVSTISQALIFVTRSRSWSFVERPGLLLFAAFVIAQLIATLIAVYANWSFAAIEGIGWGWAGVVWLYNLVFYFPLDIIKFAIRYAISGRAWDLVIEQRIAFTRKKDFGKEERELKWAHAQRTLHGLQPPEAKMFSERTTYTELNQMAEEAKRRAEIARLRELHTLKGHVKSVVRLKGLDINTIQQSYTV, encoded by the exons ATGGGGGACAAAGATGAAGTATTGGAAGCTGTTGTGAAGGAAGCTGTTGATTTG GAGAACGTTCCACTtgaagaggtttttcaaaccttGAGATGTAATAAAAATGGTTTGACAACAGAGGCTGCTCATGAGAGGTTGGCCATTTTTGGGCAAAACAAGCTTGAAGAAaagaag GAGAGTAAGGTTTTGAAGTTCTTGGGATTCATGTGGAACCCTCTCTCATGGGTCATGGAAGCTGCAGCTATAATGGCTATTGCTTTAGCTAATGGAGGA GGGAAACCTCCAGATTGGCAGGATTTTGTTGGGATCATAACTttgttacttatcaattcaaccattAGTTTTATAGAGGAGAACAATGCTGGAAATGCTGCAGCTGCTCTCATGGCTCATCTTGCTCCGAAAGCTAAG GTTCTTAGAGATGGGAAGTGGGTCGAGGAGGAAGCATCAGTCCTTGTTCCTGGTGATATAATTAGCGTCAAGCTCGGTGATATTATTCCTGCTGATGCTCGCCTCCTTGAAGGTGATCCATTAAAGATCGATCAA TCTGCTCTCACAGGTGAGTCGCTTCCTGTGACTAAAGGCCCCGGTGACAGTGTCTATTCAGGTTCAACATGCAAACAGGGAGAAATTGAAGCAGTGGTTATTGCTACCGGTGTTCATACATTCTTTGGCAAAGCTGCTCATCTTGTAGACTCCACGAATCAAGTGGGTCACTTCCAAAAG GTCTTGACTGCGATTGGAAATTTTTGCATATGTTCCATTGTTGTGGGTATGATTGTTGAGATTATTGTCATGTACCCAATCCAACATCGGCCGTACCGACCAGGGATCGACAATCTCCTAGTTCTCCTAATTGGAGGAATTCCCATTGCAATGCCAACTGTTTTGTCGGTCACAATGGCGATTGGATCACACCGTCTATCTGAACAG GGAGCCATCACTAAACGAATGACTGCGATAGAAGAAATGGCTGGAATGGACGTGCTTTGTAGTGACAAAACAGGAACACTGACCTTAAATAAGCTTACTGTTGACAAGACTCTGATAGAG GTTTTTGCTAAGGGAGTGGACGTGGATACTGTCGTTCTCATGGCAGCTCGAGCATCTCGAGTTGAAAATCAAGATGCAATTGATGCTGCTATAGTAGGGATGTTGAGTGATCCAAAAGAG GCACGAGCAGGCATTCAAGAGATTCACTTCCTTCCGTTCAACCCAACCGATAAGCGAACTGCCCTGACATACATTGATACCGATGGTAAAATGCATCGAGTCAGCAAAGGTGCTCCAGAGCAG ATCTTGAATCTTGCACACAACAAATCAGAGATAGAAAGAAGAGTTCACGCTGTGATCGATAAGTTCGCAGAGCGAGGATTGCGCTCTCTTGCATTGGCATACCAA GAAGTTCCAGATGGAAGAAAGGAGAGTCATGGTGGGCCATGGCAATTCATTGGTCTAATGCCTCTGTTTGACCCACCTAGACATGATAGTGCAGAGACAATCAGGAGGGCTTTAAATCTTGGTGTAAATGTTAAAATGATCACAG GTGATCAACTGGCTATAGGAAAGGAAACAGGACGTCGGCTTGGGATGGGAACAAATATGTACCCTTCATCTGCATTATTAGGACAGAACAAAGATGAATCAATTTCTGGATTGCCTGTTGATGAGTTAATTGAAAAAGCTGATGGATTTGCTGGTGTATTTCCTG AGCACAAATATGAGATTGTGAAACGTTTACAAGCTCGGAAACATATATGTGGAATGACTGGAGATGGTGTTAATGATGCCCCTGCTCTTAAGAAGGCCGATATTGGCATAGCAGTTGCAGATGCAACTGATGCAGCTCGTAGTGCTTCTGACATTGTTCTTACTGAGCCTGGTCTTAGTGTTATTATAAGTGCCGTTCTAACCAGCCGAGCCATCTTCCAGAGGATGAAAAATTACACG ATTTATGCCGTTTCAATTACAATTCGTATTGTG CTTGGATTCATGTTGCTGGCCCTTATATATCAATTTGACTTCCCACCTTTCATGGTTCTAATCATTGCTATTCTTAATGATG GTACCATAATGACAATATCGAAGGATAGAGTGAAACCGTCTCCTCTGCCTGATAGCTGGAAACTGGCAGAGATTTTTGGCACTGGAATTATACTTGGAGGTTATTTGGCTATGATGACCGTTATTTTCTTCTGGGCAGCTTACAAAACGGACTTCTTTCCT CGTACATTTGGGGTTTCTAGCCTTCAAAAGAAGGACGAGGATGATTTCAGAAAGCTAGCTTCAGCAATATACctgcaagtgagtacaattagtcaggccctcatctttgtgacaagatctcGAAGTTGGTCATTTGTGGAGCGTCCTGGCCTGTTATTGTTTGCAGCTTTTGTTATTGCTCAGCTA ATTGCTACACTGATTGCCGTCTACGCAAACTGGAGTTTTGCCGCAATTGAAGGAATTGGCTGGGGTTGGGCTGGTGTAGTTTGGCTTTACAACCTCGTCTTTTATTTCCCACTTGACATAATCAAGTTTGCAATCAGATATGCCATTAGTGGTAGGGCATGGGACCTTGTCATTGAACAAAGG ATTGCCTTTACAAGGAAGAAAGATTTTGGAAAGGAAGAGCGCGAGCTCAAATGGGCACATGCACAAAGGACACTTCATGGCCTGCAGCCACCTGAGGCTAAGATGTTCTCTGAGCGCACAACTTATACAGAACTCAATCAAATGGCAGAGGAAGCAAAACGTCGAGCTGAAATTGCTAG GCTGAGGGAGCTGCACACACTGAAAGGTCATGTCAAATCAGTGGTGAGGCTGAAAGGTCTTGACATCAACACGATTCAGCAGTCATACACAGTATAG
- the LOC103498468 gene encoding uncharacterized protein LOC103498468: MLTHLLSRALARRFAASAHYSTSPIFASATASFHRQSLFFSSSSSSQIPDGTVVQHLENEDVLNQRPFSSEPSTSTISIDRSGLCNPPEHSHEPSSDTELIKHLKGIIKFRGGPISIAEYMEEVLTNPKAGFYINRDVFGAEGDFITSPEVSQMFGEMVGVWAMCLWEQMGRPEKVNLVELGPGRGTLMADLLRGASKLKNFTNSLHVHFVECSPALQKLQHTTLKCSDEDNKADGVEKSSVSTLAGTPVSWHPTLEQVPSGLPTIIIAHEFYDALPVHQFQRASRGWSEKMVDVAEDSTFKFVLSPQPTPAALYLMKRCKWSSSEEIAKLNQIEICPKAMELTQTIAEKISSDGGGALIIDYGLNGVVSDSLQAIRKHKFVNILDNPGSADLSAYVDFPSIRHAAEEVSGNVAVYGPMTQSQFLGSLGINFRVEALLENCTDEQAESLRTGYWRLVGEGEAPFWEGPDEEAPIGMGTRYMAMAIVNKKHGTPVPFL, from the exons ATGCTGACACACCTACTGTCGCGGGCTCTCGCTCGCCGCTTTGCAGCCAGTGCCCACTACTCTACCTCTCCCATTTTCGCTTCCGCTACTGCTTCTTTCCATCGTcaaagtttgtttttttcttcctcttcttcgtCTCAGATTCCGGACGGTACTGTGGTTCAGCACCTGGAGAATGAAGACGTCCTTAATCAACGACCCTTCTCTTCTGAACCTTCCACATCCACAATCTCCATTGATCGCTCTGGCCTCTGTAACCCACCTG AGCACTCTCATGAGCCTTCTTCGGACACTGAGCTTATCAAGCATCTCAAGGGCATTATcaag TTTCGTGGAGGACCAATTTCAATTGCTGAATATATGGAAGAGGTTTTGACAAATCCTAAAGCAGGATTTTATATTAATCGTGATGTTTTTGGGGCAGAAGGTGATTTTATAACATCTCCTGAAGTGAGTCAGATGTTTGGCGAG ATGGTTGGTGTCTGGGCTATGTGTCTCTGGGAGCAAATGGGACGACCAGAAAAGGTGAATTTGGTAGAATTGGGTCCAGGAAGAGGAACTCTCATGGCTGATCTGCTACGT GGTGCTTCCAAACTTAAAAACTTCACCAATTCGTTGCATGTGCACTTTGTAGAGTGTAGTCCAGCATTACAGAAGCTTCAGCACACTACCTTGAAATGTAGCGATGAAGATAATAAAGCTGATGGTGTTGAAAAAAGCAGCGTCAGCACATTGGCTGGAACCCCTGTGTCATGGCATCCCACATTGGAGCAGGTCCCCTCTGGAT TGCCCACAATCATTATTGCTCATGAGTTTTATGATGCCCTACCAGTACACCAATTTCAG AGAGCTTCTCGTGGCTGGAGTGAAAAAATGGTAGATGTAGCTGAAGATTCAAC GTTCAAATTTGTTCTTTCTCCCCAACCAACACCTGCAGCTCTCTATTTGATGAAACGATGCAAATGGTCTTCAAGTGAAGAGATCGCTAAACTCAATCAGATAGAGATTTGCCCCAAAGCAATGGAGTTGACTCAAACTATTGCCGAGAAAATAAGTTCTGATGGAGGTGGTGCGCTTATTATCGATTATGGCCTAAATGGAGTTGTTTCAGATAGTTTGCAG GCAATTCGAAAACACAAATTCGTTAACATCCTCGACAATCCTGGTTCAGCTGATCTTAGTGCATACGTTGATTTTCCTTCAATAAGGCATGCTGCTGAGGAAGTTTCAG GCAATGTTGCTGTGTACGGTCCCATGACTCAGTCTCAATTTTTAGGTTCGCTTGGCATCAACTTTCGAGTCGAGGCACTTTTGGAAAATTGCACAGATGAGCAGGCCGAGTCTCTGAGGACTGGATATTGGCGGTTGGTAGGTGAAGGTGAGGCACCCTTCTGGGAGGGGCCTGATGAAGAGGCACCCATTGGAATGGGCACCCGTTATATGGCCATGGCCATTGTAAACAAGAAGCATGGCACTCCGGTGCCCTTTCTATGA
- the LOC103498470 gene encoding serine/threonine-protein kinase PBL34 isoform X2: MGLAPNDSKVETWIEGKSRTASEKKKKKENELEEETGCWVKLKFIGSCIPSRSKVDSSLSGSKVDSFISATSTHCDSKSKLDEKRDILATALGSSATTDNAESSSSTPKLSAELKVASRLRKFTFNELKLATRNFRPESLLGEGGFGCVFKGWIEENGTAPAKPGTGLTVAVKTLNHDGLQGHKEWMAEVNFLGDLNHSNLVRLIGCCIEDDQRLLVYEFMPRGSLENHLFRRPLPLPWSIRLKIALGAAKGLAFLHEEAERPVIYRDFKTSNILLDADYNAKLSDFGLAKDGPEGDKTHVSTRVMGTYGYAAPEYVMTGHLTSKSDVYSFGVVLLEMLTGRRSMDKNRPNGEHNLVEWARPLLGDKRKFYRLIDPRLECHFSIKGAQKAAELAAHCLSRDPKARPPMSEVVEILKPLPNLKDMASSSYYFQTMQADRARSTPNAKSVVRTQSMFVARNGQHIRSLSSPNGPHASPYNHPNQSPKPDRR, from the exons ATGGGTTTGGCTCCTAATGATTCCAAGGTTGAGACATGGATTGAGGGGAAGTCAAGAACAGCTagcgagaagaagaagaagaaggagaatgaGTTGGAGGAGGAGACCGGGTGTTGGGTTAAGTTGAAGTTTATTGGGAGTTGCATTCCTTCTAGATCAAAGGTTGATAGTTCTCTGAGTGGATCAAAGGTTGATAGCTTCATCAGTGCCACTAGTACCCATTGCG ATAGTAAATCTAAACTGGACGAAAAAAGAGATATTCTGGCTACTGCATTGGGGTCATCAGCAACAACTGATAATGCTGAAAGTAGTTCGTCCACACCCAAGCTCAGTGCTGAGCTGAAGGTTGCTTCTCGGCTCCGTAAGTTCACTTTTAATGAGCTTAAGTTAGCCACAAGAAATTTTCGACCTGAGAGTCTCCTTGGCGAGGGAGGTTTTGGTTGTGTTTTCAAAGGATGGATTGAGGAAAATGGAACTGCTCCTGCTAAACCTGGAACTGGGCTTACAGTTGCAGTCAAGACTCTTAATCATGATGGCCTACAAGGTCACAAGGAGTGGATG GCTGAAGTTAACTTCCTCGGTGACCTCAACCATTCTAATCTTGTAAGATTGATTGGTTGCTGCATTGAAGATGATCAAAGGTTGTTAGTTTATGAGTTTATGCCTCGTGGAAGTTTGGAGAACCACCTCTTCAGAA GGCCCTTGCCACTTCCTTGGTCTATAAGATTGAAAATTGCGCTTGGTGCTGCTAAAGGCCTTGCTTTTCTTCATGAAGAAGCTGAAAGACCAGTGATATATCGTGATTTTAAAACGTCTAATATTCTATTAGATGCG GACTACAATGCTAAACTCTCAGACTTTGGACTTGCAAAAGATGGCCCTGAGGGTGACAAAACTCATGTTTCAACTCGAGTTATGGGAACATATGGTTATGCAGCTCCAGAATATGTGATGACTG GGCATTTGACATCAAAAAGCGATGTCTACAGCTTTGGAGTTGTCTTGCTTGAAATGCTAACTGGTCGAAGATCGATGGATAAAAATAGACCAAATGGGGAACACAACCTTGTTGAATGGGCTAGACCCCTGCTTGGAGACAAGAGGAAGTTCTACCGGCTGATAGATCCTCGCCTCGAATGTCACTTCTCAATCAAAGGTGCACAAAAAGCTGCAGAGCTTGCAGCTCACTGCCTTAGTAGAGATCCTAAAGCCAGACCTCCGATGAGTGAAGTTGTCGAAATTTTAAAACCTTTGCCAAACCTCAAGGACATGGCAAGTTCTTCCTATTACTTCCAAACCATGCAAGCAGACCGTGCTAGGTCCACCCCCAATGCTAAAAGTGTTGTCCGCACGCAGTCAATGTTTGTGGCAAGGAACGGGCAACACATTAGAAGCTTATCAAGCCCAAATGGTCCTCATGCTTCTCCTTATAATCATCCCAATCAGTCACCAAAACCTGACAGGAGATAA
- the LOC103498735 gene encoding probable polygalacturonase At1g80170, with amino-acid sequence MKLFVLILITSLRFLQINSSASSQTFNVLDYGAVGDGNTEDTQAFLDAWKAACKSSNSKTSPIMLVPGGKSFLLQPFTLDGHDCKSTKTNIISIVIDGELIAPKDRWAWKYEGKECRQWILLKHMKGLVVKGSGSINAQGNSWWDLCTNEEKVCTRRPTSLILEDSDKVHIKNLAFKDSPQMHMAIESSKYVYIKNLYIEAPGDSPNTDGIHIQRSKKVSISRSSIRTGDDCISIGDGSYRINISKIACGPGHGISIGSLGKHGDHETVEFVHVKDVTFTDTTNGFRIKTWQTSAVKISNVSYNRISGTSRSKIAVNLVCSETKPCRNILMKDIKLESIIQDEEEKEDITSSLCENVVDGHKIGSVIPNVPCLKKMN; translated from the exons atGAAACTCTTTGTTCTTATTTTGATCACTTCTCTTCGATTTCTCCAAATTAATTCATCAGCATCATCACAAACTTTCAATGTACTTGACTATGGAGCTGTTGGAGATGGAAATACTGAAGATACTCAA GCTTTTCTTGATGCATGGAAAGCTGCTTGTAAATCTTCAAATTCAAAGACTTCTCCAATAATGTTGGTTCCTGGTGGCAAATCATTTTTACTTCAACCTTTCACTTTGGACGGTCACGATTGCAAGTCtacaaaaacaaatataattagtATTGTG ATTGATGGAGAATTAATTGCACCAAAAGATCGATGGGCATGGAAATACGAAGGAAAAGAATGTCGACAATGGATTTTATTAAAGCATATGAAAGGTCTTGTAGTGAAAGGTTCTGGCTCTATCAATGCTCAAGGAAATTCATGGTGGGATCTATGcacaaatgaagaaaaa GTTTGTACAAGAAGACCAACT AGTTTAATTTTGGAAGATTCGGACAAAGTTCACATAAAGAATTTAGCTTTTAAGGATAGTCCCCAAATGCATATGGCTATTGAAAGTTcaaaatatgtatatattaaaaaCCTATACATTGAAGCACCAGGTGATAGTCCTAACACCGACGGAATTCATATTCAACGTTCTAAAAAAGTCTCCATTAGTAGGTCTAGTATTCGCACAG GGGATGATTGTATTTCAATTGGGGATGGTTCATATAGAATCAACATCTCCAAGATTGCCTGCGGTCCTGGACACGGGATTAG CATTGGAAGCCTCGGTAAACATGGCGATCATGAAACTGTTGAGTTTGTTCACGTGAAAGATGTAACTTTTACAGACACAACTAATGGTTTTAGAATTAAAACATGGCAG ACTTCGGCGGTAAAAATCAGCAATGTATCATATAATAGAATATCGGGAACGTCAAGAAGTAAGATTGCAGTGAATCTTGTTTGTAGTGAAACAAAACCATGTAGAAATATCTTGATGAAAGATATTAAATTAGAATCTATCATtcaagatgaagaagaaaaagaagatatcacGTCATCCTTATGTGAAAATGTTGTTGATGGACATAAGATTGGATCTGTAATTCCGAATGTTCCTTGCTTAAAGAAAATGAATTAG